The genome window CTGGAATATTCAGCCCCCGCCGATGCCAACGGTTCATCGCGCCACCGTCACGGCTGCACCACGAGGCGCTCCGTGAAGGTCCGGTCGCCGGCCGAGAGCGTGGCCATGTAAAGCCCGGTGGCCATGCCCGCCTGCAGGTCGATGCGAGCGTTCAACATGCCATCGGCCACCGCGATCGAGCGGCTGAGCACCAGCTTGCCGAACGCATCGTACAGTTCCAAGCTGGCCTGCTCCACCTCCGCGGGGATGTTGGTCAGGCTGATCGTGAATTGGTCGCCTTGGTTCGGGTTCGGGTACAGGCTCAAGCGCTGCTCGGGGGCCGTTCCGCCGATTGGCTGTTGCGCCATGCCGAAGCTGCAGGTGGTGGATAGGGTGCACATATCTCCCCAGAGCGGGTCGCTGATGCTGTTGGGGTTCGACGTGGTCACGCACCAGGTGCTGCCGTTGTTGAAGCTCGCGCGCACATCCACCTCGTAGGTCTTGCCGCAGGTGAGGCCGTTGGTGTTCACCCAGTACTGCCCCGTGGCGCTGGTCTTCAGGATCACCACGTTCTCAGCGGGTATGCGGAAGCGGAACTGGTAGCGGTTGGCATTCTGCCAGAAGGCGTTCGCGCAGGGTGGGCCATCATTCACCAGGCGCTTCACCGGACGTGCATGCACGAGCTGGGTGGAGCCGATCGTGCGGCTCTGGCCGCAGCTCAGGTACTGGTTGCCGGGCAGGTCCAGGAGCTTGGTGCGGGGGCACGATGCCAGAGCGTTGTTCAGCATCATGCGGCAAGCGGGGCCCCAGTTGTTGTAAACCCCGCCGACGAGGGCGCGCACTTTCACGTTGTACAATACGCCTTGGGCAAGCGGGAGGGTGCTGAGCAAGCAGTGCGTGGAGGCTTGGGCGCGCTTGAAGCTGAGCCCGCCGTTCGGATCATAGAACCAGAACTGGTAACCGGTCGCCAACGGATTCGCGTTGGCCACGATGAAGGCTTGGCCGCATGCGTATGGCGCCCAGTCGAGCTTGTCGCAGCTGGTGTAGATCAGGCGGTCGGTGCCCACGGGCAGGCAGAAGCCCTCGTTGCTCGCGATCTGGCTGGTGGCTCCGCTGGTGAAGCCGCCGTTGCCGTACTGGTCGTAGAGGTTATCGATCAGGCGCACGCTGCTGTTGACCCTCAGGAGGTAGCCGCCGTTCACGATGCCATCGCCCGCGCCATCAGTGACCACGAGGTAGAAGCAGCCGTCAGGCAGGCAAGTGGCCTCGGAGCCGCTGCCGATCAGGGCGCCGCCGCCGCTCTGCATCAGGTTGTTGGTGCCTTGCTCGAAGATCTGCCACGTGAGATCGTCGTTGCCATCGGCCTGGTAAACGAAGTCCAGGTCCGTGGTGCAGATGAATGGCGGGGTGCCAGCGCAGACGCAATCGGGGCCGTACACATCGTTCTCCGTGCCTGCATCGTTATCATCACATGCGGTACCGGGGAGCGCGGCTCCACCAAAGGCGCCAAGGCAATCGGGCTCTTCCACGCAGATGGTGAAGGCTCCGGTCCCACCGGCCCAGCCATAGACGCGCACCAGGTAGGTCTCACCGATGGTGAGGCTTCCTAAGGTGAGCACTTCGGTTCCGCCGTCGACGGTGGCATCTCCGCAGACCTGAGACGTGCCGTTGCACGCGCCTGTGCGCAGGTCGACAACAGCATCGAATGCTCCTTGGCCTGCCACAGTCACTCGATGGGAGGTCCGGGTAGCCACGAAGCTGTACCAGACATCATTTGCCACCGTGCTGGTGAAGCCGGAGCAGGTGCTCGGTGCCACCGATTGCGAAGCTCCGACGTTGGTGCCCGCCACTGGAGCGCAAACGGGGGCCGGGGTCAGGCTGATGGCGTCGGCGCAATCATCATTCGCTGGGGGCGGGATCGGGCAGATCACCTCGAATGCCACGGTGCGCCCGGTCGTCTCCTCCACGTCCCACATGATGTAATAGGTGCTGCCCGCGGTCAGGTTCAAGGGCACCCCGCCGTTCGCGATATCGCCCGGAACAGGGCCGATCGCATTCACATCATCCAGATATGCCCATCCGGCATTGTTGCAGCTGCCAACGACCTTCCAGTAGAAGTCGATGTATTGAACAGCCGTGCCGCTGTATGAAAGGACATTGATGGTGTGGACACCGCTGATCGTGGGCGTGAAGGTGAAGATGCGCTCGATGCCAGGGGTCTGGAAGGGGCCTCCGAGCGTGTTGTTGCTCCATGCGCCGGTTCCAGCAGGAACGGCTACCGGGCCGGTGCTCACTGCGCAAGCGCTGATGTTGGCGATGCTCGCGCAGGGATCGGGCGGAGGCACGCCCGCGCTCACGCAGATCGTGAAATTGCCGCCTTGCGCGCTCGCTGATGCCATGCGCAACCAGTAATCGGTGTTCGGTGTCACAACGAACGAGTTGCTCAAGGCCGATGCACCCAGTGCGCAATGCACGGAGGTGCCGGCGCAGCCGCCCTCGAACACTTCGACGAAGAGGCTGGTGAACGCGAACGACGTGAAGCTGTACGCAATGGCGCTATTGGCCCCTGAATTGAAACGGTACCACTTGTCCAGGAAGGGGCCAACGCTGCCGCTGCAGGAGAAGAGGCCGCCATCCTGTGTGGCTGTGGCATTGCTGCCGGGCGTTCCGCCGGCCGGGCAACCGCCTAGCCCGTTCACGCTGAGCAGGATCGCGCCCACGCACGCCTCACCCGGGATGCAGGTGTTGTCATCGGTGAAGTCGCCGAAGCTGCGGTCGCAACTGCTGTTGCTCTCATGCAGCAGGCGGATGTTCACCACATCGTCGATGGCGAAGGGGCCCAGGTTCTCGATGTCGGTCTCAAGCAGGCCGGGGATGTCCGTGGGGTCTCCGCCGTTCACCGTATAGCGCAGGGTGGTGGTTGTTCCGCTGCCGGTGCTGATGATCTCCGCATCAATGGTGAATTCGTAGGTGGCGCAGTCCGTATTCACCGTGATCCCTGCATCGGGGTCAAGGCAAGCGGGCGTGCATTCCACCTCGAATACCCAGTTGCTCTGTTGCCCATCGCGGCAGCTGTTGCTGCCATCGGAATCGATCACCAGCATCAGCGTATCGTTCGTTGAAGCGATGGAGAGCTGAGGGGCGCCGAGGTCGGGGTACGAGCCGCTGCCCAAGGAGGGGCTGTTGTCCTCATCCGTGCCGGCATAGGCGCGGATGATGTCATTCGGGTCCATCGTTCCTGAGATGAATGTCAATGTCAGGGTCTGCTGGTCATCGCTCGCGATGTAGGTGAACACGCGCGGGTCGTTGTTCGCATAGCAGTGCGGCACCGTGATGGTTGTACCGCAGGTCACCGTATCCGGGCAATTGCTGAAGTGGCTGCCCAGGTCGAGCTCGCAGACCGTGCCGTTGGTGACGGTGACGGCCACCTCTGTGCCGGCCTGGAAATCGGGCAGCGTGTTCACGCCCAATGCGGCGGCTTGGCTGCCGGGGCCTCCAGGCGTGGCCACCCATTCAATGGTCAGCGCTCCAACAGGATTGCTGGTGATATCGACTTCCAAGGTGAACTCATCGTTGACGCAATCATCCACCACGGCTGCGGTGGCCACCGGCGCGCCGCACACGTTCACCGTGTAATCGTGTGTCTGCCCGAAAGGCGCTGTTCCGCAAGGCGAGGTCCAGCTGAAGCCCGGGGACATGTTCACCCGGCGCACGCGCATGCGCTTATCGCCTGGCGAAGTGCCGTTGGGGATGGTGATGAAGTCGTTGAGCGGATCGGGGAAGAACGCAGGCGAGGTGTATACGAGCTCGCCCGGATCGTCGAAATCGATGTCATTGTTGAGGTCCACCCAGATCAGGAGCGAATCGAGGCCGAAGTCGGTGGTGCGGTCCACGGAGAATGCGGTGGGCACGCCGGGCGCCACGAAGGCCGTCTGCGCCGTGAAGTTCAGGTAGCCCGCGGTGGAGGCGTTGCTGTTATTGATGCCTCCATAGGTGAACTGGGAGATGATCGGGTCGTTGTTGAAGGGCGCGTCGGCCACGCAGTAGTCCTGCAGATGGGCGATCGGTCCGACCCATGGGCTGAGGTTGCCGCCGCCGCAATCGGCGCGCACGTACACTTGGTAGCTCTGTCCGAAGGTGAGGCCGGTGGCAACGATGGAAAGCGCACCCGTGCTTCCCGCGAAGGTTTCACCGCCAGTGCCGGGCAAACCGCCTTGACGCACCTCCACATCGTAAGTGATAGCGCTCGGAGCAGCCAGCCATGAAATGTTCGCCGTTGTGGCCGTGGCTGTGCTCGCCGCTATGCCGGAAGGCAATCCGCAGGTGGGCTCGGGCAGCACATTCAAGCCATAATCCTCCACTTCGCCGAAGGAATTGGTTCCGCTTCCGCAGGGATCGAAAACAGGATTGAACGCATTGTCGTGCAAGCGAATCCGCATTGTGGTACGGCCCAAGGTTGCGCCCGACGGCACTAGGATCGTAGCGGTGAACGGACCAGTGCCCAAGGGTGATGTGTACATCAGCTCCGAGGGGTCGTTCGCGAAAATGCCGTTCTGGTCCCAATCACACCAGATCTGGATCTGGTCGGTGCTCGCTGCAGCAGATAGGCTCACGGTCACATCAAAAGAGTTGTTCTCAAGCACGTCTCCGGAGAGCCCACGGAAGTTCTGGTACACGCCAATGGCATCCAGGGAATTGTTGTTCACGGTGTTGCCCGAGCCGTAGGACACGTTGGCGATCTTCTCAAAGAAGGCATTGTTGGTGCCGTTCACGCCTGCCGCGCATAATGCGCACAAGTGGGATGGTGCCGTAGGCACGAAGAGCGGGTTGCTTGCCACCGCTGGCGGGCTGCTCGGACAGCTCACAAGGCAACGGTAGTACGTATCGCTGGTCTGCGTGGCCCACTGATTCGGGTGCGTGCCCAGGTTCACGACGTTCACGGTGAAGGCGGCATCATCGGCGCTCTGCCATTGATAGGTGACATCGGGGCCAGGTGTGGCATTCTCCAGGCTCATGCTGAAGCTGGTGCCAGAGCAGCCGCTGCCCTGAACGAAGAGCGTGTTGCCAGGAGTGGGCGCGCCGTTGCAATTGGGTTCGCCAATGAGTTGGATCGCCGCGCGGAAAGTGGATTGCGAGAGCGTGGAAACGCCTACGACCGGGGCCGCAGCGTTATTGTAGCGCCGGCAACTATTCACGCCGGCGGTGACCGCCGCATAGAATGCGGCGCCCGGATGCGTCACGGCTTCGCTGCGCAGCACCAGCAGCTGGAGGTTGCCTGATCCTGTGCTGTATGCGAAGGGCGTTTGCAGATTGGCGCCGCTCCAGCCGCTCTTGCTCCAGGTCATCGGCCCATTGTACACCAACGTGTAACCGCCGGTGCCCGCATAGACAGCGGTCGGCAGCGTAGTGTTGGCGGTGTGGCGCAGGTAAAGGCTCACGCTGCCATACGTGTCGATGGGGCCGGTGCCGCCAGCGATCGCATTCTTGAAGTTGATGCGCGTGATGGTGTAGTCCTGGCCGATCTCCGATGCGAAGTACAAATACTCGCCGGCATGATTCTGCAAGATGCTCAACGGGCCGCCGTTCGTAGTGCTGCCGCCATCGATGGTGACGGTTTGGGCCTGCAGGCGCGCAGAAAAGAGCGCGAGCATCATGGTGATGAGCAGCAGCGGAGCGCTCCGCTGCGGCATGCGCTTGAAGGTATCGAGGATGTTCATGTTCGTTCTGGTATCAAGGGTTCGGTTCAGGGCTCCCGGGTTTGCAAGAGTGCATCTTCCGGATCGGACTGGTGCGGGCTGGTGCGCCGCGCTGTCTTCATCGGCGCTCCGGCGGTTTGCGTACCGGCTGAATTGCTGAGCGCACCGCCTTCACCGGCCTGTGGTGATGGCACCGGAGCAGCCGTCTTCACTTCTGCTTTCGATTGCTTCACATTCGCGGGCGGCAGATCAGGTTTCGCCACAGGCGCCACCGTGGTCTCGGTGTCAACCGCAATGCTCTGTGCATGCGCGCTGGACTGTGCTAGCAGCAGGCCAGCCAGCGCGCTCGCATGCAGCGCTCCTTTCAAGACAAGGTTCAGGTTCATGTTGAAGGGTGTTGGTTAGGGTTTCGGAGGGGAGCGGGCCATCATGCCAAGCAGCGTGAATCATGCGCATGAGCGCGTTTCACATCAACAGAGAGCAAGATGGATGGCGTATCGGAAAGCGGAGGCGAAGGCCGTGGTTCTGGGTTGGTCAGGGTAAGGGGATGCCGAAAGTATCGGGTCGAATGGTGTGATGCAAGGGGTGTGGAAATCTTGGGGCTGGGCCGTCCGCGAGTTTCCCGGCTTACCGGTCCACGGGTACATTGGCCGCATGAGCGCACACCGGACGGCAAGGCCCCCATCCATCTTCCAAGCGCTGCTGCCCGTGGTCGCGCTCGTAGCGCTGCTCGCACAGAATGTGCTGGTGTTCGGCGACAGCGGGCTCGATGGCCCGAACCAGCTGGCATTGCTGTTCGCTGCGGCAATCGCGATCGGCATCGGCCTTTACAACGGATCGTCATTCACCGAACTGCTCGACCACATCGTGCGTGGGATCACCACGGCCCTCGGTGCCATCCTCATCCTCTTGCTGATCGGTGCGCTGGCTGGCACCTGGCTCATCAGCGGGATCGTGCCGGCCATGATCGATCACGGCTTGCTGCTGCTCTCGCCCAAGGCCTTCTTGTTCGCGGCCTGCCTGGTCTGCTGCGTGGTGTCACTCGCCACAGGGTCATCATGGAGCACCGCTGCAACGGTGGGCATTGCGCTCATGGGCATCGGCAAGGCCCTGGGCTTCCACGAGGGCATGGTGGCGGGCGCCATAGTCAGCGGAGCCTACTTCGGGGACAAGCTCAGCCCGCTCAGCGACACCACGAACCTGGCACCTGCTGTTGCAGGCACGGATCTGTTCTCGCACATCCGCTACATGCTCAATACCACTGTGCCGAGCATCATCATCACGTTGTTGGCTTTCCTGGGCATCGGGCTGTTCGCCGCTCCGGATGGGGCCATCACGGGAGTGGAGGAATTGCGCGCCGCGATCCATGGGCGCTTCAGGATCGGCTGGTGGCTGTACCTGGTCCCTGCTGCGGTGGTGATCATGATCTGGCGGCGAATGCCGGCCTTGCCGGCCCTTTTCATCGGCGTGCTGCTAGGCGCAGCAGCAGCGCTCATCTTCCAGCGCCCTTTGCTCAGTCATCTAGCCGGCGGCGACTCGTGGCAGCATCTTTATAAGGTCATCATCGGCACCATGGGCTCTGGCGCCACCATTGAGACCGGCAGCGCCATCGTGGATGAGCTGCTCAGCGCCAAGGGCATGTTCGGCATGCTCAAGACCATCTGGCTCGTCCTGTGCGCCATGGTCTTCGGCGGCGCCATGGAAGGTGCCGGGCTCTTGCAGCGACTTGCAGCGGCCATACTGACCAAGGCGCGGACCGATGGCTCGCTCATCGCGGCTACGGCGGGCAGCTGCGTGCTGGTGAACGCCACCGCATCGGACCAGTACTTGAGCATCGTGGTGCCGGGCCGCATGTTCGCGCCGGTATTCGCTGAGCGCGGCCTGCATCCCAAATTGCTCAGCCGGACACTGGAGGACAGCGGCACCGTTACCAGTGCGCTGGTTCCTTGGAATACGTGCGGGGCGTACATGGGCAGCGTGCTCGGCGTGGCCACCATGACCTACCTGCCGTTCTGCTTCTTCAACCTGATCAGCCCATTGATGACGGTGCTGCAAGGCGCTTTGGGCTGGCGCATCGCGCGCATCGCGAAGCCGGCCGGGTAACCGAGCGCAGGCCATTGCCGTAGAACCAGCCCGATGAATGTGCCACGAGCGCTCATCCTTTGGGGGGGGCTTTCACTGACGACCGCTTGCGCTGCGCAGCCCGATACGCTGATGCTGGCCGCTGATGAGCTTTATGTGATGGGCGATGCGGGAGAGGACCCCGCGCCGGACCTCAACGCGTACGAACGGTACAATCCGGTC of Flavobacteriales bacterium contains these proteins:
- the nhaC gene encoding Na+/H+ antiporter NhaC, which gives rise to MSAHRTARPPSIFQALLPVVALVALLAQNVLVFGDSGLDGPNQLALLFAAAIAIGIGLYNGSSFTELLDHIVRGITTALGAILILLLIGALAGTWLISGIVPAMIDHGLLLLSPKAFLFAACLVCCVVSLATGSSWSTAATVGIALMGIGKALGFHEGMVAGAIVSGAYFGDKLSPLSDTTNLAPAVAGTDLFSHIRYMLNTTVPSIIITLLAFLGIGLFAAPDGAITGVEELRAAIHGRFRIGWWLYLVPAAVVIMIWRRMPALPALFIGVLLGAAAALIFQRPLLSHLAGGDSWQHLYKVIIGTMGSGATIETGSAIVDELLSAKGMFGMLKTIWLVLCAMVFGGAMEGAGLLQRLAAAILTKARTDGSLIAATAGSCVLVNATASDQYLSIVVPGRMFAPVFAERGLHPKLLSRTLEDSGTVTSALVPWNTCGAYMGSVLGVATMTYLPFCFFNLISPLMTVLQGALGWRIARIAKPAG
- a CDS encoding T9SS type A sorting domain-containing protein translates to MNILDTFKRMPQRSAPLLLITMMLALFSARLQAQTVTIDGGSTTNGGPLSILQNHAGEYLYFASEIGQDYTITRINFKNAIAGGTGPIDTYGSVSLYLRHTANTTLPTAVYAGTGGYTLVYNGPMTWSKSGWSGANLQTPFAYSTGSGNLQLLVLRSEAVTHPGAAFYAAVTAGVNSCRRYNNAAAPVVGVSTLSQSTFRAAIQLIGEPNCNGAPTPGNTLFVQGSGCSGTSFSMSLENATPGPDVTYQWQSADDAAFTVNVVNLGTHPNQWATQTSDTYYRCLVSCPSSPPAVASNPLFVPTAPSHLCALCAAGVNGTNNAFFEKIANVSYGSGNTVNNNSLDAIGVYQNFRGLSGDVLENNSFDVTVSLSAAASTDQIQIWCDWDQNGIFANDPSELMYTSPLGTGPFTATILVPSGATLGRTTMRIRLHDNAFNPVFDPCGSGTNSFGEVEDYGLNVLPEPTCGLPSGIAASTATATTANISWLAAPSAITYDVEVRQGGLPGTGGETFAGSTGALSIVATGLTFGQSYQVYVRADCGGGNLSPWVGPIAHLQDYCVADAPFNNDPIISQFTYGGINNSNASTAGYLNFTAQTAFVAPGVPTAFSVDRTTDFGLDSLLIWVDLNNDIDFDDPGELVYTSPAFFPDPLNDFITIPNGTSPGDKRMRVRRVNMSPGFSWTSPCGTAPFGQTHDYTVNVCGAPVATAAVVDDCVNDEFTLEVDITSNPVGALTIEWVATPGGPGSQAAALGVNTLPDFQAGTEVAVTVTNGTVCELDLGSHFSNCPDTVTCGTTITVPHCYANNDPRVFTYIASDDQQTLTLTFISGTMDPNDIIRAYAGTDEDNSPSLGSGSYPDLGAPQLSIASTNDTLMLVIDSDGSNSCRDGQQSNWVFEVECTPACLDPDAGITVNTDCATYEFTIDAEIISTGSGTTTTLRYTVNGGDPTDIPGLLETDIENLGPFAIDDVVNIRLLHESNSSCDRSFGDFTDDNTCIPGEACVGAILLSVNGLGGCPAGGTPGSNATATQDGGLFSCSGSVGPFLDKWYRFNSGANSAIAYSFTSFAFTSLFVEVFEGGCAGTSVHCALGASALSNSFVVTPNTDYWLRMASASAQGGNFTICVSAGVPPPDPCASIANISACAVSTGPVAVPAGTGAWSNNTLGGPFQTPGIERIFTFTPTISGVHTINVLSYSGTAVQYIDFYWKVVGSCNNAGWAYLDDVNAIGPVPGDIANGGVPLNLTAGSTYYIMWDVEETTGRTVAFEVICPIPPPANDDCADAISLTPAPVCAPVAGTNVGASQSVAPSTCSGFTSTVANDVWYSFVATRTSHRVTVAGQGAFDAVVDLRTGACNGTSQVCGDATVDGGTEVLTLGSLTIGETYLVRVYGWAGGTGAFTICVEEPDCLGAFGGAALPGTACDDNDAGTENDVYGPDCVCAGTPPFICTTDLDFVYQADGNDDLTWQIFEQGTNNLMQSGGGALIGSGSEATCLPDGCFYLVVTDGAGDGIVNGGYLLRVNSSVRLIDNLYDQYGNGGFTSGATSQIASNEGFCLPVGTDRLIYTSCDKLDWAPYACGQAFIVANANPLATGYQFWFYDPNGGLSFKRAQASTHCLLSTLPLAQGVLYNVKVRALVGGVYNNWGPACRMMLNNALASCPRTKLLDLPGNQYLSCGQSRTIGSTQLVHARPVKRLVNDGPPCANAFWQNANRYQFRFRIPAENVVILKTSATGQYWVNTNGLTCGKTYEVDVRASFNNGSTWCVTTSNPNSISDPLWGDMCTLSTTCSFGMAQQPIGGTAPEQRLSLYPNPNQGDQFTISLTNIPAEVEQASLELYDAFGKLVLSRSIAVADGMLNARIDLQAGMATGLYMATLSAGDRTFTERLVVQP